The proteins below are encoded in one region of Pseudophryne corroboree isolate aPseCor3 chromosome 8, aPseCor3.hap2, whole genome shotgun sequence:
- the LOC134948364 gene encoding inositol-3-phosphate synthase 1-B, producing MAEIFKVECPKVQYLKDVIEAEYDYATTQVYEENGVTMVKPCSTKFTFRTERKVPKVGVMLVGWGGNNGTTVTAAVLANQMGLSWMTKTGKKVANYYGSLFQSSTVCLGSGPSGDVHIPFRNLLPMVHPNDIVFDGWDISSLNLADAMRRAEVLDWQLQEQLRPFMEKMQPRPSIYIPEFIAANQEDRADHVIHGTKDEQVQKIREDIQDFKRTSGVDKVILLWTANTERFCDVIPGINDTADNLLKSIKLGLEVSPSTMFAVASILEGCAYINGSPQNTFVPGAIELAKRHSVFIGGDDFKSGQTKIKSVLVDFLISAGLKTVSIVSYNHLGNNDGKNLSAPQQFRSKEISKSNVVDDMVQSNHVLYGPNEKPDHCVVIKYVPYVGDSKRAMDEYMSEIMMGGTNTIVIHNTCEDSLLASPIILDLVMLTEICQRITFCTERDQDYQSFHSVLSILSFLCKAPLVPEGTPVVNALFRQRNCIENIFRACLGLAPQNHMMLEHKMQRSFLSFKRPSMFVTPHPVSSKKGMGKVNGFHHQDISNGHYNGLEQTVTNSDTDIEN from the exons GTCAAACCATGTTCCACCAAGTTCACTTTCCGGACAGAGAGAAAAGTACCCAAAGTTGGAGTCATGTTGGTCGGCTGGGGTGGAAACAATGGAACCACAGTCACCGCAGCAGTTTTGGCCAATCAAATGGGTCTTTCATGGATGACTAAGACAGGAAAGAAG GTGGCAAATTATTACGGGTCATTGTTTCAGTCTTCCACAGTGTGTCTAGGTAGTGGACCTAGTGGAGATGTACATATACCTTTTCGGAACCTCCTTCCTATGGTACACCCTAATGATATTGTCTTTGACG GTTGGGATATTTCCTCTTTGAACCTGGCGGATGCCATGAGAAGGGCAGAGGTTCTAGACTGGCAGCTCCAAGAACAGCTAAGACCTTTCATGGAGAAGATGCAGCCTAGGCCTTCCATCTACATTCCTGAATTcattgcagccaatcaggaggacaGAGCGGACCATGTCATCCATGGTACTAAAGATGAACAG GTTCAGAAAATCCGTGAAGATATTCAGGATTTTAAGAGAACCAGTGGAGTTGACAAAGTTATTCTGTTGTGGACCGCAAACACAGAACGATTCTGTGATGTGATCCCAGGGATTAATGATACTGCCGATAACTTGCTAAAATCTATTAAG CTTGGACTTGAAGTGTCTCCCTCTACAATGTTTGCAGTGGCCAGCATCTTGGAAGGATGTGCGTACATTAATGGCTCCCCTCAAAACACATTTGTTCCTGGGGCAATAGAACTGGCAAAGCGGCACTCTGTGTTTATTGGAGGAGATGACTTTAAGTCTGGACAGACCAAGATTAAATCAGTCCTGGTGGATTTTTTAATCAGTGCTGGCTTAAAG ACTGTGTCCATAGTGAGTTACAACCACCTGGGTAATAATGATGGGAAGAACCTTTCTGCTCCTCAGCAGTTCCGCTCCAAGGAGATCTCCAAAAGCAATGTGGTGGATGACATGGTTCAGTCTAATCATGTTCTGTATGGACCAAATGAAAAACCAGACCACTGT GTGGTTATAAAATATGTCCCATATGTGGGAGACAGTAAGAGAGCAATGGATGAGTATATGTCCGAAATCATGATGGGAGGAACCAACACCATTGTCATTCACAACACCTGTGAG GACTCCCTGCTTGCTAGTCCTATTATCCTCGACTTGGTGATGCTCACTGAAATTTGCCAAAGAATAACTTTCTGCACTGAGAGAGACCAAGACTACCAGAGCTTCCACAGTGTGCTGTCCATTCTCAGCTTCCTCTGTAAAGCCCCGCTTGTGCCAGAGGGAACCCCTGTAGTGAATGCTCTattcagacagagaaactgcattGAGAACATCTTCAG GGCTTGCTTGGGTCTGGCTCCGCAAAATCATATGATGCTTGAGCACAAAATGCAAAGAAGTTTCTTGAGCTTCAAAAGACCCAGTATGTTTGTGACCCCTCATCCTGTGTCCAGCAAGAAGGGGATGGGCAAGGTGAATGGCTTCCATCACCAAGACATCAGCAATGGCCACTACAATGGACTGGAGCAAACTGTGACTAACAGTGACACAGACATAGAGAACTAG